A segment of the Sphingomonas cannabina genome:
AGGCTTACGGTACTGCAGCTGCCTGAGATCCCGGCTTTCGCCGGGATGACGGTATTTCAACGAAGGGCGATCACACCTTAGCGCCCGCCGCCCTGTCGGCGCTGTCCGCCGCCGCCGTTACCCGCGGGCCGGGCGTGGAAGCGCTTCTTTGCCGGGAAGTGGCGACGCTCGCCCTGACCCTCGCGCTGCCCGCCTTCACGCTGCCCGCCGTCACGCGGCTGACCGCCTCCGGCGCGCTGCATGTCGCGGCCGCGGCGGCCGTTGTTCTCGTCGCGGCTGATCGTCACCGGCGCACGGCTCTTCACGATCTCCGCCGCCTGCGCCTGGAAGTTCTCCGGCAGCGGGGTGACGGTCGGGCGCTGGCGCGTCAGCCGCTCGATGTCGCGCAGATATGGCCGCTCGTCATCGGCGACGAAGCTCACCGCGATGCCGTCACGGCCGGCACGCGCGGTGCGGCCGATGCGGTGGACATATTGCTCCGGCACGTTCGGCAGCTCGAAGTTGAACACATGGCTCACGCCGGACACGTCGATTCCGCGCGCTGCGATGTCGGTGGCGACCAGGATGCGGACCTTGCCCGAACGGAAGTCGGCGAGCGCGCGTTCGCGCTGCGGCTGCGATTTGTTGCCGTGGATGGCGTGCGCGACGATGCCGTTCGCGCCGAGCAGCTTCACCACACGATCGGCGCCGTGCTTGGTGCGGGTGAACACCAGCGCGCGATCGATCGGCTCCTTCCTGAGCACGATCGTCAGCAGCGCCTGCTTCTCCGCCTGGTTGACGAAGGTGACGTACTGATCGACCCGCTCGGCGGTGCTGGCGACCGGGGTCACTTTCACCTCGACCGGATCGTGGATGAACTGGCCGGCGAGATCGCGGATTGCCTTGGGCATGGTCGCCGAGAAGAACAGGCTCTGCCGCTTCTTCGGCAACAGGTTCACCGTGCGCTTCAGCGCGTGGATGAAGCCCAGGTCCATCATCTGATCGGCCTCGTCGAGCACGAAGATCTCGACCGCGGAGAGCGACAGATGTCCCTCGTCGATCAGGTCGAGCATCCGGCCGGGCGTCGCGACGAGGATATCGACGCCGCGCGACAGGTCCTGCCGGTTCTTGTGGAGCGAAGTGCCGCCGAACACGGTGGCGACATTGAGGTTGCTGCCCTTGGCATAGCCGCGCGCGCTCTCGGCGATCTGCGCAGCGAGCTCGCGGGTGGGGGCAAGCACCAGCATCCGGCACTGACGGGGCAGCGGACGCTTGTTGGCGGCGACCAGCCGGTCGATCGAGGGCAGGGTGAAGGCCGCGGTCTTGCCGGTGCCGGTCTGGGCGATGCCGAGCAGGTCGCGGCCCTGAAGCAGCGCCGGAATCGATTGCGCCTGGATCGGCGTCGGCTCGGCATAACCCTTGGCGGCAAGCGCGGCGAGGACGGGCTGCGACAGCCCGAGGTCGGAAAATTGCATTGTGATTTTGGACTCGTAATTGGAGTCGGCGCGCGCTGCCCGACATGGGCGCGCGATACGACGGGGCCAGAGTTTGGCGACCCGCGTGACGTGGGAAGCTTTGGAAACGAAGCCGGGCCGGGGCGGCAATCCGCCCGATCACGCTGCCTTGCTAGGGGCTTCGCAAGTGCAGCATGTGGGGGAGGGGAGGCCGGAAGTCAAGGATTTCCTGGCCACTCCCCTTCAGCGGAGGGGCTCAGAGAGGCCATGACGAAAATGGTTTGGCCGCAAAGTGCGGGACGCGGCGGGAAAACACCCTATCTATATCCATGCCCATGATACAGGACATCGATCCCGACATCGCCTGGGGCGCGTTCGAGCGGCGCGACCGGCGCTTCGACGGCCGCTTCGTCGGCGCGGTCACCACCACCGGCATCTACTGCAAGCCGAGCTGCCCGGCGCGGCGGCCGAAGCGCGAGCATGTGCTGTTCTTCGCCGACGGCGAGGAGGCGCAGGCGGCCGGCTTCCGCGCCTGCATGCGCTGCAAGCCCGACGAGGTCGGCCGCGACCGCGTCGCCGTCGCCGAGGCGGTGGCGCTGCTCGAGAAGGCCGAGGAGCCGATCGGGCTCGAGGAACTGGCCGCCGCGGTCGGCTATGCCCCGCATCACTTCCATCGGCTGTTCAAGCGCGCGACCGGCGTCACGCCCGCCGCCTATGCCCGGGGCCTGCGCGCCCGCCGTGCGGCCGAGGCGCTGACGGCGGAGGAGACGGTGACCAACGCCATCTACGACGCTGGTTATTCGGCTCCGAGCCGGTTCTACGAGACCGCCAACGCCCGGCTGGGCATGACGCCCAGTGCCTGGCGCAACGGCGGCGCGGGCGTGACGATCCGCTGGACCATCGCCGAGACCAGCCTCGGTCCGCTGCTGATCGCCGCCACCGACAAGGGGCTCTGCCGCGTCGCGTTCGAGGAGGATTCGCTGAGCCTCGCCGCACGCTTTCCGAAGGCGGAGGTCGTCCAGGGCGGTGCCGCGCTCGCCGAGCTCGCCGCGCGGGTGGTGAGTGAGGTCGAGAGCCCCGGCCGTCATGCCGACCTGCCGCTCGACGTGCAGGGCACCGCCTTTCAGGAGGCGGTGTGGGAGGCGCTTCGCCGGATTCCTCCGGGCGAATCGCTGAGCTACGCCCAGCTCGCCGCCGCCGTCGGCAAGCCCGGCGCGGTGCGCGCTGCCGGAACGGCGTGCGGCGCCAACAACGTCGC
Coding sequences within it:
- a CDS encoding DEAD/DEAH box helicase, whose protein sequence is MQFSDLGLSQPVLAALAAKGYAEPTPIQAQSIPALLQGRDLLGIAQTGTGKTAAFTLPSIDRLVAANKRPLPRQCRMLVLAPTRELAAQIAESARGYAKGSNLNVATVFGGTSLHKNRQDLSRGVDILVATPGRMLDLIDEGHLSLSAVEIFVLDEADQMMDLGFIHALKRTVNLLPKKRQSLFFSATMPKAIRDLAGQFIHDPVEVKVTPVASTAERVDQYVTFVNQAEKQALLTIVLRKEPIDRALVFTRTKHGADRVVKLLGANGIVAHAIHGNKSQPQRERALADFRSGKVRILVATDIAARGIDVSGVSHVFNFELPNVPEQYVHRIGRTARAGRDGIAVSFVADDERPYLRDIERLTRQRPTVTPLPENFQAQAAEIVKSRAPVTISRDENNGRRGRDMQRAGGGQPRDGGQREGGQREGQGERRHFPAKKRFHARPAGNGGGGQRRQGGGR
- the ada gene encoding bifunctional DNA-binding transcriptional regulator/O6-methylguanine-DNA methyltransferase Ada, with the translated sequence MPMIQDIDPDIAWGAFERRDRRFDGRFVGAVTTTGIYCKPSCPARRPKREHVLFFADGEEAQAAGFRACMRCKPDEVGRDRVAVAEAVALLEKAEEPIGLEELAAAVGYAPHHFHRLFKRATGVTPAAYARGLRARRAAEALTAEETVTNAIYDAGYSAPSRFYETANARLGMTPSAWRNGGAGVTIRWTIAETSLGPLLIAATDKGLCRVAFEEDSLSLAARFPKAEVVQGGAALAELAARVVSEVESPGRHADLPLDVQGTAFQEAVWEALRRIPPGESLSYAQLAAAVGKPGAVRAAGTACGANNVAVIIPCHRVQRGDGSIGGYAYGVDRKLALRKREGAK